The genome window CACTCTGCATGGGATTGTCCGCGGCGCTTTTGGGCTGGTCTGTCCTGGAACTAATACTCTCTTTACAAAATTATTTTCCGGGATATACATTACTCCTTCTGGCAACAGGTGGACTCACGGGAGCCGTGATGACCGCCGTAATGGCTTCCATTGAAGGAATCCTTCATAAAAATACAGTAAAAATTCATAAGGAATGGTCCCTTGGTTTCTTGTGGGGCCTGGCTGGAGGAATGATTGGAGCTTTAGGTGGCCAGTACCTATTTACCCTGATTCTTCCTAGCACTCTCATGCCGGAGTCCTATATTTACCCCTATTATGGGGCAAGGATTGTGAGTTGGGCATTTTTGGGAGCCTTTATCGGGACCGCCGAAGGAATAAGATCCAGGTCAAATCAAAAACTCACTGCCGGACTGATAAGCGGTATCCTTGCTGGTCTAGTAGGGGGGTCAATCGTGGAAACAGCCATGCTTTTTTTCCCCCAAGATAGTTGGCTTAAACTCCCAGGATTTATGATCATGGGAATCGGTACGGCGGTTCTAACAATCTTCATTGAAGAAAAAACATCTCCCGGCGTATTCAGAGTGCTCAACGGTGTCTCTAAAGGTCGTAAATATTTGTTAAACCAGCGAAAGGTAACCCTAGGGAGCAAACATTCTTGCGATATCTCTCTTCAGGGAGACGAAAAAATTCCTGATTTAGCCGTGATACTCAAAAGAAAAGGCAAAGAAATGACCCTGGAAAGCAAAGAAGGATTTTCTGTTTCGGTTAACGATGAAATGACCCATAAAACCACGTTAAAGTATGAGGATGTTGTTAAAATAGGAAACTTGAAATTTCTGTATGAGGTAAATTCATGAAAAATAATTACAAACGTCTCTATTCTATTCTGATGATTTTTTGGGTCCTGTCACCTCTTTACTCACAGGAAAATGTTGCTATAACCGGTGTAGATACAAGCAAAATGCTCAAAAACGGCCTCATACATCTGTACGTATCATTTGCTGATACCATCACAGAAGAAGACCTTCCCGGGAAAGAAGATTTTATTTTAAACGAATTTGATTTTGACAGTGATGAATGGAAAGAGGAAGAAATCAAAGATGTTCAATATAACGGATTTAAACAGGAAGAGATTTCATTCATCTTGTTAATTGATAATTCTGGCAGTATGTACGACACCCTCGCAGGAATACCTACAGAAGAAAATGATTCACAAAGGATATTCTTTGTTCTCAAAGCCCTGCAGGATTTATTCTCATCAACAAGAGAATTTAAGGACTCACTTGCCTTATATACATTTAACACCAATATTGAAAAAATCAGCAGTTTTACATCAGATAGAAATCAACTGCTAAATAGTTTGTCACAAATCACTCAGCCCACAGCCGAAGAATCTTACACCGAACTCTATAGAGCCATGCAGCTTGCCTCGGATGAATTGAGTAAAAGACCAGGAAGAAAAGTTCTTATACTTCTGAGTGATGGAGAAAACTATACATACTCTGAAAACAAAAAAACACCTCACCCTCTGTGGGGAAACAACCTCATCCAAATTGAAGATGTTGAAAGTTCTTTACAGAAAAGAGGGATCACCCTGTACACAATTCATTACGCCCGTTCTTCAGACCCGTCGCTGGTGCAAGTGTCCACCCAGAGCGGAGGGAGTTCCTATCCCGTAGCGTCTAAGGATGAACTACTCCTGGCTTATAGGGAAATACACAGTAAGATCAATAGAGAATTCAGAGTATCCTATAAACCGAAAGTATCTAATTTCAGGGAACGACTGGTCTCCGTCAGTGCGTCTAATAAAGGAACCAGTCCGGAATTCTCATTTAGGTGGGAAACATTCTGGGGATTAACCCCTGTTCTCCCCTGGTGGGTCTACTGTGTACTAACTCTTTTGTCTCTGATGATTGTTTTCATTATACACAAAACACCATTTGAGAAGATTTATACCTTTCCCCACCTAGAAGTTCTTTCTCCCTATGAATCCGAAAAAACCATTATTCAGATATCAGAAAACAAGACAATGATAGCGGTTGGCCGGGAACAGACGGTCATTATGGATGAGGGGGAATTTAAAAATAAAAATGATGATGAAACGGGGATTACAATCATAAAAGGACCAGATGGAAAGTACCAGATGGAAGCCGATCATGAAATAATGGTAAACAACAAGACGGTCATATCCAGAGAGCTGGAACCGGGAGATGTGATTCGAAGCGAAGGAACACTCATAATCTTTGATGAACCGGAAGAAGATAAAAAGTGAAAACGTCATCATGGCAAACAAGAGAGCTTGTCATGAAAGACTAATTCCTATATTATCCACGTCACACATCAAAAGAGAAGGAATATACAATGGGACAACGAGGAGAAGTCTTTACTTTAAAACGTTTTGTAGAAGAGGGCGGACTTACCTATTTTTTCAATGTCAAGGAGAACCGCTATGGTGACCTTTTTTTAAATTTAGTTGAAAGTCGAAAAAAGGAAAATCGATTCGTTCGTTTTTCACTCATTGTTTATTCTGAAGATTTCAAAAAGTTTGCAGATGTTATGGAAACAGCTGTAACAAAGCTGAAAGCTTCTTCCCGGGATTGGGAATATGAACTCAAAACTGGTTCTGGGAAAAGAAAATACACATTCAATATCAAATCTGCAAAGAATGGAGAGTTATACCTGATCCTAGCGGAAAGCCGTGTAGGTACAGATGAAAACTATGAAAATGTTTCCATTCGTGTCTTCAAAAAAAATCTGCAAACCTTCTTAGAAGGTTTTGATCAGGCCGCCAGTCATATGACTCCCGCATAAGAGGGTAAAGCAGTCAAATAGCGGCCCGCCCTTGTGGCGGGTTTTTTTATTTAAAATTGCACCTGACCAATTATTTAGCTTGTGTTATATTTAAGGGTTGTAAGCCACCCCAAATTTTGGAGGAGACGTGTTTCTTAAACGCATAGAAATAATGGGTTTTAAGTCCTTTGCAGACAGAACTCATATTGACTTTACAGATGGAATTACAGCGCTGCTAGGTCCCAATGGATGCGGAAAAAGCAATATAGTAGATGCCATGAAGTGGGTTCTGGGTGAACAGTCCACTAAAAACATGAGAGCCGAAAAGATGGAAGATGTCATCTTCAATGGTACGGATGAACGCAAAGCACTGAATGTTGCAGAAGTCACCCTTATAATTTCCAATGAAGAAAACCTCCTAGACCTTGATCTTTCCGAGATATCTATTAAACGACGCCTCTATAGAAATGGTGATAGTGAATACTTTGTAAATAATACTCTGGTCAAGCTCAAAGAATTGAGAGAGCTCTTTTATGACACAGGAATAGGTAAATCTGCTTACTCAATTATGGAACAGGGAAAAATAGATCAAGTCCTTTCAAATAAGCCTGAAGAAAGGCGCTACCTGTTTGAAGAAGCGGCGGGTATCACACGTTTCAAAATGAAAGGCAGTGAAGCTGAAAGAAAACTCAACAAGACCAATGAAAACATGGTTCAAGTTGAAAATATCCTGAGTGAAGTCAAAAAGAATTATGAAACGCTAAAAAAACAATCTGATAAAACACTCATTTATAGACAATTACGAGAAGAAATATCATCAATCGACATTGATCTTCAACTCCTCAAATACAACCAACTAGTGAGCCAGCTGCAATCAAAAGAGAAAATACTAAATAAAGAACTTGAGAATAAAGGTAAAATAGTAGAAGAGATCAATAGCCTGAATGGAAACCTCGCCAGTAATCTGGATGAAGTGAATTCAATGGAAAATGAACTCATTGAAGACCAAAAACGGCTTTATGGCCTCGATCTTGAAAAAGAGAATCTTTCAGATAGGATTAAATTTCTGGGAGAACAGTTGGGAGAACTGGAAAATCAAAAACAAACTCTCAAACAAAAAGAACTTGATTTCCTAGATAAAAAAGAAGGCTTTAAGAAAGAAGAGGTCAACCGGAAAAATTCCTTACAGGAATTCAAGGATCAGTTGAAAGATATAGAAAATAATATTCTAAACTTTCAAAAGAACATCAAGTCTGCAGAAATTGGGATCGACGAGAATTCCCGTATAATAAAAGAAACCGAATCTCGGATTGTTCAGGGTGAGAAAGACAGAGAAACCCTACAGCATAAACTCAGAGACTTAACGGATAACATCGTCCATCAACTTGATCAGGGTCTCAAGAATTCAGGATTTTCCATAAAAAAGAAGAAAGAGCTAGAAGAAAAGGTCATATCTCAACTCAAGGCTGTACAGATACAACTGGAGGGTAAAATTAGACTTTTTGATGATTCTTCAAGAGTCGGACACGGTAAAGATGATTCTGAAATATGGGATTCAGGGGTTCTAATCTTGAGGGAATTCCAAAAAAACCTGTCTGTCCTTGAAGAGTCCATTCACAATCTTGCAGATTCTCTCCCAGATTTTCTGGAAGAGTTTCTTGCTCCCAGTGGCATTATCAGTAAAAAAAGAGATATTGACGATAACATAGAAAAACTGGCTTTGAGTCTTAAAAACGATAGAGATAGTGTTAAGACCAAAACCGATGAATCGATGAAATTGAACATAAGGATTCAGGAATACAGAAATACCCTTGAGGAATTGAGAGTCAATAAAGCCAGGATGGCCACCCAAATAACGGCCATAGAGGACAATATACAAGTCTTATCCAGAGAAATCATGGAATTGGAAGAACAGATTCGAAATAATCTGGAAGAAATAAATCATGTAGAAGCCCGGAAAATGGAAACCCAGAAAAAAATTGACGAATCGGGCATCCTCTTGAAAAACCATGATGTATCCAAGAAAGATCTTCTATTGAAACTCAAAAAGCTTGAAAAATCCATCCAAAACAGAACAAAGGATGTGAGCGGGAAAGAGGGTGAATTAAAGAAGAAAAATGCAGATCTTCAAAAATTGATCTTGAATCTGGAAAAGGTTAACCTTGAAATTGAACATATTAATACAGATCTACAGGAATTGAAACAAAACTTCCGAGAGAATAATTCTGCTGATATCATGAGTTTTATAGAGAGGATACCTTTTCTGAATACAAATCGTCAGGATCTAAAAAGTGATTATTCAGCGGCAAGGGAAAAACTGAGGGCATTGGGACAGGTCAACCTGATGGCTCCGGAAGAATTCTCCGAAGTCAAAGAGCGTTATGATTTCCTCAATAAACAATTGGAAGACCTGCGAACAGCAAAGGAACATTTAATTCAGGTTACCAATGAAATACGAAAGGAGTCGGCTCATCTTTTCCAGAAAACCTATCAGGAAATTAAAAAGAATTTTAATGAAACATTTCGAAGAATGTTCGGAGGTGGACGGGCAGAGTTGAAACTCGTAGATCCAGAGAATATTCTTGAGTCCGGTATAGAAATTTACGCACAGCCTCCCGGAAAAAAACTTGAGAACATCGCTCTTCTATCCGGTGGAGAACGATCGCTCACAGGAGTGGCTCTGCTCTTTGCAACATATAAGGTAAAACCCTCACCATTTTGTATCCTCGATGAGATCGATGCGGCCCTCGATGAAGCTAATATTCAGAGGTTCATCAATGTTCTCATGGATTTTGGGGAGAGATCACAATTTATTGTGATTACCCACAACAAAAAGACCGTAACGGGAGCCAAAACTCTATTGGGTATAACCATGCAGGAATCTGGAGTCTCTAAGCTTATTGCTATGAAAATAGGAGAAGCCAATGAAACTCGCTAATATAATGGTCTCCATCAACAAAAAAGTCCTAATACTGATGGGAGTTGCAGCTCTCCTCCTTTCATTTTTAATCGTGACCTTGATGTTATTCTTTAACTATAGAGAGGAACAGTCGGTGAAAGAGGCAGAACAGAAAAAAATGGCCTATGATATGAGTATTCTAAGTCAGACAACGAAAAGTAAAAATAGAAGTGAACTGATTTATCCGGAAGTCATTGAAGAGCAGGACTTGAGCATTGATCCCTATCGTGAAAAAGATTTTAAATGGACTGCCGATGAAGTCTCCAGGCTGTGGATTGAACCGGATGCCGGAGATATTGACTACTTCACCGATGCCAATCATAAACTAGTATGGGATATTCTCAAAGATGCGCCCTGAATATCTGATCTTACCACTGTTGCTCCTCATGGCTTTGTCATCTTGCCAAACAACAGCAGATGATATAGAGAACCCGTCCCCTGTAGAATCAGGAAACATCACCACTGAAGTTCAGGCAGAAACAATTCAAGCAGAAGAGCCCGCACAGGAAGCTCAAACAACAGACACAGTAATAGAATCCGTCACAGTAGAGGAATCTCCGGACGAGATAACTGTTGAAGAGGAACCTATTCCCAAACTGATTTCCGATTTGAAAGAAAAAGATCGCAGGGGAGGGTTAAAAAAACAATCCGAGCCTGAAATAACGGATATGCCGGAGATTATATCACCCTCGTCGACCTTAGAAGCTCCTGAGGAACTTGATCCTGAAGAAGAGGCCCAAGAGACTATCGCTCCGCCAGTTTCCGAGGAACCTATACCTTCTGATGAGCCAATAGAGTATTTTGAAGCAGATCCTCTACCATCTGAAACAGCAGAGCCAGACAGGGATCTACTTCCCTCTGAAAATGAATCAGCTCCATTCAATCCTTTACTCCCCATTTTGATTCAACCTCACCAGAGTGATTCTGAATCACCAGTTCCCACAATGCCAGAGAAGATTCCCCAGAATAATATACCAGCAGATACGGAACAGCCCTCTGCTCTGGATGTGGAAGAAATTGACCAAGAACTGCCCTCTGAAAATCAGAATGAAAATGACACCATATTGCCTATTGCCTCCGGCGAGTATCAACTCAGTTCTGATTCATCTGGGAAACTGATCATACAACTTCAGGGACCGGGCTGGATCTATCTCTCCAACAATGGAGACTCATCGTTCAAATTAATAGACAAATCCTATGACCCTGAAAGCGGTAGAACCAAATTCATTTTTAGCACATCTCAGGAAGAAGATTTGATCAATGAAATCATTTTTTTAAAACAGGATTTACTGCGTGGAGAATCCGCTCAGCAGTCCCTTACGATCGATAGCAGTAACAATCCCCTGATCAACGATCAAAACATCACAGAGACTCCTGAGGGCTCTCAAAACAGCTTAGAGACTATTATCAGCAACAGTGATGAAAAACCCCTTACAGAGGATCAGGAGAGGGAAGAACAACAATGGCAGGATTCCTTGTACCCAGAGCTAGGGACAATCGATGAGACCATGTCTGAAGAAACAATTTCGAGTGAAAATACCGCCCGGGAAAATTCGACAGTTCAAGAGGAACCATTTCCCCCTACAGGCCTCAAGGCTTCAGAGCTTCTAAAGCAAGCTGAGTACTATGAACAACCCGGTCCGGGGCAATCTCTCGAAAAAGCCATGCAGCTTTATGATATTATCATAAAAGATTACCCGGTAACAGAAGAGAGATTCATTGCCGAAAGCAGAATTAGATATCTAAACAAACATTATTTTAAAGTACAGTGATAAATGATTTTATTTCATCCTTAGGGTGTTGACTAAGCTGCCGAATATCTGTATAAAAACTGGATAGTTAAAGAAGGGTTCGATTAATATATGCTTGAAAAATTAACAGAGAAATTTTCAGATCTTTCCAGACAGTTGTCGGGACAGTCCAAAATTTCAGATAAAAATATTGAAGATGCAGTCAATGAAATAAAAATGGCACTCCTTGATGCGGATGTTAACATTCGTGTAGTGCGCCGTTTTGTAAATCATACGATTGAAGAAGCCAGGGGAGAAAAGGTTCTAAAAGCCATCAATCCCGGGCAGATGTTTATCAAGTTAGTACATGATCGTATGGTGACCCTCCTGGGAGATAGCAAACAGGATTTAATCTTAAAGGGTCCAGACACCGTTTCTTCAATACTCTTTCTTGGGCTCAACGGAGCTGGTAAGACAACGACTGCCGCAAAATTGGCAGCCCGCCTTAAATCCGAAGGGAGACGTCCTCTACTGGTTGCCTGTGACCTTGCACGGCCCGCAGCTGTTCAGCAGCTCAAGGTCCTAGGAGAGCAAACTGATGTTGAAGTTTATTCCGAAGAGTCTCAGAATCCTGTAAAAGTCGCTAAAAACGCGCTGAAACACGCTAAAAAGTTTCAATTTAATACGGTAATATTTGATACTGCAGGTCGACTTCAGATCGATGCTGATCTAATGAAACAGATCAAAGAGATCAAAGATGCCGTAAAACCTGATGAAACAATCCTTGTTGCCGATGCTATGACCGGTCAGAGTGCCGTTGACATAGCAAAGACATTTGATGAAGAATTGGATTTGTCAGGTGTTATACTCAGTAAATTTGACTCCGATACACGCGGCGGTGCTGCTCTTTCCCTCAAGAGCATCACAGGTAAAGCAATTAAGTTTATCGGAGTCGGTGAAAAAATAGAAAATCTTGAACCTTTTTATCCTGAGAGAATTGCCTCCCGAATACTGGGAATGGGCGATATCGTCTCTTTGGTAGAAAAGGCACAAGAAACAGCCTCAGAAGAAGAAGCTCTCCAGCTTCAGAAGAAAATGGCTTCTGCCACATTCTCTCTGGAAGATTATCTGGAACAGTTTCAACGGATGCGGAAAATGGGCAGTGTTCAATCACTTGTCGGCATGCTTCCCGGATTGGCAGGGAAAGTATCCGAAGAGGATATTGACGAAAATGCTTTAAAACGCGAAGAGGCAATCATTCTCTCAATGACTCGGAAAGAAAGACAGAATCATCGGATTATTGGTCCACCCCGGAAAAAGCGTATTGCTTTGGGTAGCGGATCCACTGTAGCCGATGTAAACAAGCTTCTGAAGAATTTTGAGAAAATGCGGTTGATGATGAAGAAAATCAGCAAAAATAAAAAGTACCAAGCCCAGCTGATGCAGCAGTTTGGTGGCATGTCTTAAACAGTAGGAGAAAGAATAGTGGTTAAGATACGACTGAAAAGAATGGGAGCGAAGAAGCGCCCTTATTACAGAATAGTTGTTATGGACTCAAGATCACCCAGAGACGGTAGAACCATTGAAGAAGTGGGTTACTATCATCCGGTTGAAGCAGCAGATAAGCAAGTTAAATTCAAAGAAGAAAGAGTCCGCGAATGGTTAGATAAAGGGGCTCAGCCCACTATGACCGTACGGAAACTTCTGAACAAGAATAACTTTTTTATCAAATAAATCTTCAGTGGAGTGGATGTGGAAAAAGACTTAGTTGAATTTATAGCAAAATCTCTCGTAGATGATCCTGATAGTGTAATTGTCAACATGATTGAAGGTGAAAAGTCTACAATTATTGAACTCAAAGTTGCAGACGACGACATTGGAAAGGTCATTGGAAAACACGGACGAATTGCAAAAGCTGTTCGAACGATCCTCAGTGCTTCTGCCAATAAAACCGGTAAGAGGTTTGTGCTGGAAATTCTGGACTAATGTTGAAGGAAATAGCCATTGGCCGTATCCGAAAAACACACGGAGTTAAAGGCTATCTGAAGGTAATGAGTTTTTCGGGTGAATATGACCATTTCATGGATTTGGAAAAGATCACCTTGAAAAGCAAAGATCAATCTAAGATTTTCAAGATTGAAGAAGTAACTCCCTTTAGTGGGGAAATACTAATCAAATTGGAAGGGATTGATACTCCTGAAAAGGGTAAACTGCTTTCCGGTTGGGACATATGGGTCCCCAGGGAACATGCGGCGCACTTAGAACAGGGTGAATTCTACCATGCCGACCTTCATGGTTGTCAGATTTTGCTTGAAGGAAAAGTGATTGGCTCAGTTCAATCCATTCTGGAATCTGGATCGAACGACCTGCTGGAGATCAAAACAGAAAAAGGGATGAAACTGATCCCTTTTAATTCTGTATTTATCGGTGGTGTGGATACAGAAAATAAGACAATAGAATTGCTTGAAGGGTGGATTTTGGATTGAAATTCACCGTTTTAACATTGTTTCCAGAAATTTTGGAATCATTCTTCAACAGTTCTATCATGAAAAAAGCAGTAGAGAAGGGTTTAATTGAGTACAACCTTGTGGATATCAGAGATTTTGCTCTGGATAAACACAGGACTTGTGATGATGCTCCCTATGGGGGTGGAGCAGGAATGGTGCTGAAGGCAGAACCTCTGGCATTAGCGCTGGACTCTGTAAAGGCCTCTGTAAAAAGAACAGTATTTCCAACTCCATCGGGAGTGAGATATACTCAGAAAATTGCTGAGGAATTGTCAGAAGAAAAAGAGATTGTTCTCATTTGCGGCAGATATGAAGGCATTGACCAAAGGATCATTGATCTGTATGTTGATGATGAAGTGTGTATTGGAGATTATGTAATATCCTCCGGTGAAATAGCATCATTAGTGGTCATAGACAGTATCTACCGGCTCTGCGACGGAGTCATTACACAGGAATCCCTGGAAGAAGAAAGCTTTCAGGATACACTGCTGGAATACCCGCATTATACTAGACCCGAGGTGTTTAGAGACCAAAAGGTACCTGACATCTTATTATCCGGACATCATGCCCGCATTGTAGAATGGAGGCATGGAAAACGTCTGGAAAAAACGAAAAAGAATCGTCCTGATTTATGGGACGGCCATGATTTAGACAGGAGGATGAAGTAATGGATATTATTCGTGCTGTTGAAGCTGAACAGTTGAAGGATAACGCTGAAAACTTCAGAGTTGGTGACACCGTTAAGGTTCACTTTAAAATTATTGAAGGTAAAAACGAAAGAATTCAGATTTATGAAGGACTCGTTATTGCAATTAACAACACGGGGATCAACAGAACTGTTACTGTTCGTAAGATTTCCTACGGTGTAGGTGTGGAAAGAATTTTCCCCATTCATTCACCAAAGATTCAATTGATTGAAGTTACCAGACGCGGTAAAGTTAGACGCGCCAAACTCTATTATATCCGTGATAGAGTTGGTAAGGCTGCCAAAGTAAAAGAACTGATAAGAAAAAAAACAGTTACAAAGGCATAATTATTTAGTTGATTTGGAAGGCTCCCTTTGAAAGGGAGCCTTTTTTATTGAAAAGTATACAATCAAAAAATGATTTATGTTATAATGTATTATGCAATGGCTCTGTCTAACAGATAAAAGCAGGTTACTAATGAATAATTATAAAGTCAGCGACTTAAAACCCGGTCTTTCTTGTAATAAACCGGTATACATAGATGAAGAGACTCTTTTCATCCCCGCTGGGGTTCCTATCAGAGAGAAAGACCTCTCTCGTCTTGATAAATGGGGAGTCTCCGAGGTTCAATCTGAAGGCATGTTTTCTGAATCTGAAAACGAAGACTTATTGAACAGCAGACAACTTTGGGGAATCCCCTCAGATAAGGAACTCTCTACGTTCTATAATAAAACTCTCGATGATTTGGATAATTTATTTAATCGTATCAATCTGATGGAAGATATCAATGTAGCAGAACTGGATAGGATCTCTGACAAGTTGATAGATACTGTTGAAAATAAAAAAATGCAGACGATTAGAATGGTTCTAACTCACAACAGCAGCACAAAAGCCATGGCTAAAAGTGCTCTTAATACGGCAATTTTAACCTTAACTATTGGTTTTGCCATGAATAGACCTAGACCAAAATTGCTGCAACTTGTCAACGGCGCTCTCCTTCATGATATTGGAATGATGCGCATACCCGAAGAAATAAAAGTCAAAAAATCCGGCTTAAGCAGTACAGAAATGAACAAACTGAAGAGCCATACAGTTTTTTCCTACCAGATTATCTCGAAGGAACTGGGTTATGGAGATACGATTGCACAAATAGCTCTTGAGCATCACGAACGCTGGGATGGTGATGGTTATCCCCAGGGTAAAAAGAAAGACGATATCCTTATGGAAGCTCGCATTGTTTCCATTGCAGACGCTTTTGAAGCCATGGTGAGTGAAAGGCCCTACCGGAATTCGATGATTGGCTATGAAGCCATGAAGCATATCATCAGTGATAACTCTAGAAAATTTGACCCCGAGATTCTCAGATATTTTATTCACAGTATGGGAATCTATCCTCTGGGGAGCATTGTCATGTTAAATGATTCTACAGTAGCCAGAGTCATAAAAGGAAACCCTGAAGCCCCTCTGCGTCCAGAAGTGATAACACTGATAGACAGTACGGGTAAAGAGTATCCCGGTGATATGGGTCCTGTACTGAATCTACTGGAAATCAAAAACCTTTTTATTGTTAAAGCAGTAGATCTAAATTCTCTGTTATTAAGGAATGATACAGCATAAAAAAGGTGTTCTTGGAGAGCAGAGAGCTACAGATTATCTCTCATCATCAGGATATCAAATTATAAAAAGAAACTTCAGGAAATCCTTCGGAGAAGTCGATATTATAGCTGTAAAGGGAAATAAAATTGTTTTTTGTGAAATTAAAAATTGGGATTATATCGGCTGGGAGGATTTACATTTCAGCATAAATACAAGTAAAATCCAGAGGATAAAGAGGGTTGCAACTCTTTTTCTTCAACAGAATCCGGATTATGATGGTTATCATGTCGGTTTCGATTTGATTCTTTTGTCAAGGAGGATGAAAGTTTTGAATCATATTGAGGATTTTATCTAGGGAGAAGGAGCTCCGAATGGTAAGAATCGCGAAAAATACAGATCCAAAAAAACTCAAGGAATTAAAGTCCAAAATATTGGAACAAGATTATCTTGATTTAGCAATTACAAGGATCGCATTGACATTAACAAATGAAATTGTTCATATGAACGAGGATAAAAGTGGCATCAAATTCCAATAGTAGCCGTCCCCCCCGGAAAAACAATAGAAACCGGAACTATAAGGGAAGGAAGAAGACCAGTCAGACAATTAGCTACACCGGCCCTGCGGTGAGTTGTTCTCTGTGTGAAAAGAATATCAGAGACCTCAGCTCCGCCATCAAAGAAAGAGATTCAGGTCTCCCGGCCCATTTTGACTGTATCATCAAGAAAATTGCAGAAAATGAGACGCTCAAAGAACAGGAAAAGATTGTCTATCTTGGAAGTGGTAAATTTGCTGTTATTCAAACAGAAAACAATCAGAATAAGAATTTCAAGATTGTAAGAGAAATTGAATACGAGGAAAAAGAAGAGGATCCTCCAGAATGGAGAGGATCACTTAAGAAAGAAATTCTATAAGGATTCTATTGTATTCAAAAAAAAGCCACCTCTTGGGTGGCTTTTTTATTTCCAGAACTCTATGAAATCAAAAGTCCTGTAGATCTTTCAACAATTCAAATGCTTTTTTACGTACAACGGTGATGTATCCACTTCTAGGGTCTGCAATCTTTGTCAATTCTTCAAAGACCCTGATATCATCAATTCCATCACTGTCATCCGCCAAATTTTCAACGGCTAAAATAAAAGCATTGGCAAAATTATTATCTTTATTCAGAGCTGTTTGAGAACGCATGGCATCGGCGAGAACAGCCATGGCCACTCCATTGTCATCAGTACCAACCTTAGAAATAGCCACAACAGCCTCTGCCAGAACCATAGGCTCGTTATCAGTTAAGAGTACGGTGATAAGCGATTCACGTGCAAAATCCCCTCCGACTTCACCCAGTAATCTCACGGCCTCTTTACGAACCATGGGAAAGTTGTTAATAACAGCTCCCTGTTCGATGACCTGATTGCTAATGCCCTCTGTTCCCAAGCTGCTAAGGATTCCAACCATTTCTCTATTATCGGGGTCTACATCACCATCTGATATCATTTT of Oceanispirochaeta crateris contains these proteins:
- a CDS encoding DUF3276 family protein encodes the protein MGQRGEVFTLKRFVEEGGLTYFFNVKENRYGDLFLNLVESRKKENRFVRFSLIVYSEDFKKFADVMETAVTKLKASSRDWEYELKTGSGKRKYTFNIKSAKNGELYLILAESRVGTDENYENVSIRVFKKNLQTFLEGFDQAASHMTPA
- a CDS encoding chromosome segregation SMC family protein, which gives rise to MFLKRIEIMGFKSFADRTHIDFTDGITALLGPNGCGKSNIVDAMKWVLGEQSTKNMRAEKMEDVIFNGTDERKALNVAEVTLIISNEENLLDLDLSEISIKRRLYRNGDSEYFVNNTLVKLKELRELFYDTGIGKSAYSIMEQGKIDQVLSNKPEERRYLFEEAAGITRFKMKGSEAERKLNKTNENMVQVENILSEVKKNYETLKKQSDKTLIYRQLREEISSIDIDLQLLKYNQLVSQLQSKEKILNKELENKGKIVEEINSLNGNLASNLDEVNSMENELIEDQKRLYGLDLEKENLSDRIKFLGEQLGELENQKQTLKQKELDFLDKKEGFKKEEVNRKNSLQEFKDQLKDIENNILNFQKNIKSAEIGIDENSRIIKETESRIVQGEKDRETLQHKLRDLTDNIVHQLDQGLKNSGFSIKKKKELEEKVISQLKAVQIQLEGKIRLFDDSSRVGHGKDDSEIWDSGVLILREFQKNLSVLEESIHNLADSLPDFLEEFLAPSGIISKKRDIDDNIEKLALSLKNDRDSVKTKTDESMKLNIRIQEYRNTLEELRVNKARMATQITAIEDNIQVLSREIMELEEQIRNNLEEINHVEARKMETQKKIDESGILLKNHDVSKKDLLLKLKKLEKSIQNRTKDVSGKEGELKKKNADLQKLILNLEKVNLEIEHINTDLQELKQNFRENNSADIMSFIERIPFLNTNRQDLKSDYSAAREKLRALGQVNLMAPEEFSEVKERYDFLNKQLEDLRTAKEHLIQVTNEIRKESAHLFQKTYQEIKKNFNETFRRMFGGGRAELKLVDPENILESGIEIYAQPPGKKLENIALLSGGERSLTGVALLFATYKVKPSPFCILDEIDAALDEANIQRFINVLMDFGERSQFIVITHNKKTVTGAKTLLGITMQESGVSKLIAMKIGEANETR
- a CDS encoding FHA domain-containing protein — translated: MNSSGRYVVALCMGLSAALLGWSVLELILSLQNYFPGYTLLLLATGGLTGAVMTAVMASIEGILHKNTVKIHKEWSLGFLWGLAGGMIGALGGQYLFTLILPSTLMPESYIYPYYGARIVSWAFLGAFIGTAEGIRSRSNQKLTAGLISGILAGLVGGSIVETAMLFFPQDSWLKLPGFMIMGIGTAVLTIFIEEKTSPGVFRVLNGVSKGRKYLLNQRKVTLGSKHSCDISLQGDEKIPDLAVILKRKGKEMTLESKEGFSVSVNDEMTHKTTLKYEDVVKIGNLKFLYEVNS
- a CDS encoding vWA domain-containing protein produces the protein MKNNYKRLYSILMIFWVLSPLYSQENVAITGVDTSKMLKNGLIHLYVSFADTITEEDLPGKEDFILNEFDFDSDEWKEEEIKDVQYNGFKQEEISFILLIDNSGSMYDTLAGIPTEENDSQRIFFVLKALQDLFSSTREFKDSLALYTFNTNIEKISSFTSDRNQLLNSLSQITQPTAEESYTELYRAMQLASDELSKRPGRKVLILLSDGENYTYSENKKTPHPLWGNNLIQIEDVESSLQKRGITLYTIHYARSSDPSLVQVSTQSGGSSYPVASKDELLLAYREIHSKINREFRVSYKPKVSNFRERLVSVSASNKGTSPEFSFRWETFWGLTPVLPWWVYCVLTLLSLMIVFIIHKTPFEKIYTFPHLEVLSPYESEKTIIQISENKTMIAVGREQTVIMDEGEFKNKNDDETGITIIKGPDGKYQMEADHEIMVNNKTVISRELEPGDVIRSEGTLIIFDEPEEDKK